Genomic segment of Benincasa hispida cultivar B227 chromosome 1, ASM972705v1, whole genome shotgun sequence:
ATTTGTTGACACTATAAATTCCGAATTAACCCTCTCCTTCTCGAACCCTCGGCTAACGCTGTCGTCTCCATTTGTTTCTCTCAAAAACCCGGCGTCGTTTCCAAGCAGGGCGGAAGAAAAGTGGGTCTCTGTTAGCTCTTTCCCACCGGCGGATTTGAAAGTTATCGGAATGGATCCCGACGCGGTGGCTAAGGCTTTCGTCGATCATTATTACTCCACCTTCGACACCAATCGAGCCAATCTTGCGAATCTCTACCAGGACAATTCCATGTTGACGTTTGAAGGTCAGAAGATCCAAGGCTCACCTAGTATCGTAGCCAAGCTCTCTGGTCTCCCCTTCCAGCAGTGCAAGCACAACATTACCACCGTTGATTGCCAGCCTTCCGGTCCTGCTGGTGGCATGCTTGTCTTCGTCAGCGGCAGTCTTCAACTCGCTGGAGAACAACATGCTCTCAAATTCAGTCAGGTAatgcgttttttttttttttttttaaaaaaacgaaGGTGTTGCTCGATTTGATTCGGTATGCGAGTATCCTCGTGGTTATTGATGTTGGATTTATGGATTGATCTTTGCTGGATCTAGTGTTCTTTTGGAGGTAGCTGATCGATCCTTGCTATAGAGTTGGACTGACTTGATTGAATTCGCGTTTTGATTCTCTAATTTATGCGTTTGTGCACTTTCAATAATGTTAGGCTTTGTGTAGTTTGtgttgtcttttttcttttagatctaGGGGTTTTCGTCGGAATTATTTGTATTGTTTTGAGAAAGCGAGACTGTAGATCAAGCTTGAGATCGTGATGTGGTTGCTTCAACATATCTGAGAcgatttgtgttttttttccaAGAAATGTTATGGAACAAATTTTTTTTGGTCATCTTTCTGATTTACCAGCATCGGCTTAGTGTGaatgagaaaataaaaggaaaggtGCTTGATTATTTAACTCGAAAAGTTGATGCTAAACTGATAACTTATTATGAGTTCATGATTGCTTTTTCTTTACGGGGATTTCTGAGGTGACTGAGAAGCTTTCTCCTCATTTGAATAATGAATTTTGGAGGTGACTGACGAATTTTTGTCATTGAGAACTTGGTACtttaaatatatcatttttgtgggcgtgcaaaaataatgaatttgttTCGTTGTTGTATGTTCGTCATTAACTTCTAGTtcaaatcattttcaaattccATATGGACTGGAATTTATTTTAGAATGATGAGTCATGACTGTTGTTAAAAtcctattttatattttatattctaTGAATAACCATATTAGTGAATATGTATTATGTATAATGGTGTACAAATCACTTTTCTGAATGTTAATAGCCTTTGAGAATGTGATACATTGGCATTACTTTTCTTGTTTGTACTTTGTATTATCATGAAACAATTTCAATTACGTTAAGATATTCTTGGAAGAATTGAGAATTTGTTACAACAGTATATACTTATGATGgcgaaatttgaaaattgaattgcTTTATGGacaattttctttgtttttgttagCCGTGGATCTATGTTTTCTTAGAATTTTGACTTGTATACTAATACTAGTTGCTTAGGGCTACTTTACTTAAGAGTATTTTTTCGGTTGTACAACTGTAACCACGTTTCTTgcagttaaattttttttaaccaaaatgtATTTTCTACGTGCTTTCAGATGTTCCATTTGATGCCAACCCCACAGGGAAGCTTCTTTGTGCAGAACGACATTTTCCGATTGAACTATGCCTGAAGTTGAGAGTAATCCATGGTATTGGGAGGCCTGAAATGTCAGGTCATTCCACCAGTTTGTTTATCACCGTTCagttttttagtcattttaaatTGAAACTTGGAT
This window contains:
- the LOC120083726 gene encoding nuclear transport factor 2B, yielding MDPDAVAKAFVDHYYSTFDTNRANLANLYQDNSMLTFEGQKIQGSPSIVAKLSGLPFQQCKHNITTVDCQPSGPAGGMLVFVSGSLQLAGEQHALKFSQMFHLMPTPQGSFFVQNDIFRLNYA